Within Theileria orientalis strain Shintoku DNA, chromosome 4, complete genome, the genomic segment TCATGAACTTACTCTTGGTTGCCATCTTCCCCTATGGTTTCTTCCAGAAATGTCTCGAATGGTATTGAACTGGTGCGCTCGTTTAGTTCATAGTTTTCTAATGGCTCCACAGGCACAACTGTTGCTCTTTTAACAGCCTTCTTGCTTTTATTTGCATTTGTTGCCCTGGCGCTGTTGACACTTCTTGGGGTATTCCTACGGGTTCTCTTTGTCGGTGTATTCAGGGGCTCATTGGGGTCATActcctcatcttcctccACTGCAGATAAATATGAATCGCTATTAATATCTTCATAAACGCTATGTGCATTCGCCTTAGTACCTACTGACTTCCTTAGCTTGCGTCGTTTTGGTGGAAACTCGTCACACGTTTCATACCCAAGATTATCGTTATTGGTGTTCGTATCTTCCCCAGTGGCTGCCTTTTCTGTGTTTGACCATTTAGAGGCTATCTTTACCAGGGCGTTGAACGAAATTGACCTGGTCAATCCTGGCTTATCGTTTGGTCCGTCTTGCTTTACAAACGCATTTTTCAACCTTTTGATAATCCTTTTCCCCTTTTCTAATAGGTTTCCGTTACTTTCAGTAGGTTTACCGTTTTCATCAACTGTATCTACGTTGTTCACATGTGCGGTGTTGCTCCCCTGTTTTTTTCCTGAGTCTTTTCCCCCTTTAACCAACTCATCACTCGTTTCTGGCACTTTTTGTGTTTCAAATATCTTGTTAATCTCATCTATTATGTTTTGTGTGTCTGAATGGTTGCAATGTGTACTATCAAGTCTGAACTGTCTGTCCAGCTTCTCGCTGTTGTGTGAGCTTCCTGACTGTTTTAGGCTTCTGTTGGTTCTTTTTGGTGTGCTAAAACAGTGTGATGACTTAACAGGACTCATTTCCTTAAAAGAAGTCAAATTTTTGCCAGACCCTTGAAGCTCTACGCCGTTTAATGTTTTCGCTGGGCTCTGAAATAACACATCCTCCTCATCAGAGGacaaaatttgtaaatggGAAGAGTCCTTAACGTCCTCTCCAAAAATATCCGATGTGTCCATATATTAGTTCAAATTAGGCATAAATCATATATTGGTGATAAGTATTGTACGGTGTAGCGATTTACTGGTTGATTATTGCTATAtatttctaaatttaattaaatttaaatattatacacatacaattaaataataaagcaGTTTGGTAATGATTATGgtgaaaattaaaaacatgttaaaataaatgtggGTACATTGGAATATAGGTTAAagttatgtttattaaaatagatcgaaaattgtaatttttttttataatttatagtctgtatatattaaaaaatggcTCTTTGGGggtataattttaataaagaAGCCAGGTGGCAGAGGAACAGAAAAGGCTTCGCTCTGTTTTACATTTCAGCAATGTTTATTCTCCCTTCCTTCATTTATTACGTTTTAGGCAATCCAGCAGTTTCTAATTATTACTTGAAGAACGTAATGCCCGTCGAGTACCCTCCCGAAAGCGACCCTAGAATCATCTCAAAGATATATCATGGAAAGGGGAACGACCTGGAGAAAAAAACGGAATGAGTACTATGCACGAATTTTCAGGCCAGTTGTCAATCTTTGTTTCAAaagttaatataaatattgttgtaAACTTAAGACCCAAGATTCTACACACAGCGGTCagtatgtataaataaaaccaCAAACGTTTATTTCCGTCCAATAAAAACACCCTAAAATGAAAACTCTATTCGTTAATGtcatttatgttttctaTACCTGTTTAATTGTGTATGTTTTCTACAAGTTCTTCCCCCATGGGGATTAAAACTCAAgctttttacttttactccCGAGTTTTGAAAAgcttattttttgataatAGGCTGGTTTAATTTCTGGCGCTCATGTGGAAATTATAGTCACACCTGATGACCACCATATGCTCGCACAGGCTGGTTTACACATGTTAAACTGACAATCAGTCACACTTAAACCACTATATTGTTATAAGTATATTTGAGCAGTCTGATCAATCAgtttcctttatttttatttcccAGACATCATATACTGAAATTTCAATCTTGAAACCCGTATTTAAGCGCcctttaaatatattcactCACCGATGTCGTTTTATTAAAGCGTTTACAGTTATTAAAACGATACACACCAATTTAGTATTAATACAGACACactaaataacaattaaattGAACACATcagttaaaaacatttagATCAgatagatttaaaattaaatatggaTTTTACACCAAGAAGTCGCCCAGTGCTCTCAGCCAGAGCAGGTACGCCGAGGCCGGAAACACCAAATTACAACCAAAACAGTTTGGAAATGACGTACAATGAAACGCAGTACACGCAGTACGGAAAAACGCCAAACCTGGTGAGAAGGATCAGAAATGCTAGAAACGACATTGGGGAGCTGGGAAGAGAAGCGTTCATGGACCAGAGAGACGTCTCACGTCTGCCGTTTCTGCTGGATAACAGGCTCGAGGAGGTCCCGGAGAGGTTCACAAACTTCATGAACAACTTCGTTACACCAGACTCAGAAAACAGAGATAACAACAGGTACACTAGAACTAGGTGAATATAAAGGGTAGATAGATGCTTAGTAGACATTTAGAATAGCTAGGTAAGGCAGAAGGTGTTAATAAAAGGAAATTAAACACCAGTTGGCACCAGTTCATGACGAATTGGTTGTTAATCCAGTGCTAAGATGAACTAACGATTTAGTTACTTAGTTGTAATAATAGTGGAGTTGCAAGGTACTCATAATTATGCAGATTAGGATACTACTTGGAAAAATTAGTGGAATTCATAAAGGAAAACCTGCACGAACAGGGAGCAGGCTACAGCACGTACCTGCCATTCGAAGTGGATATGAACCACGTGTACAACTACGACCCGGTGCTGTATAAGCTGCTGGTGACATTCCCAGCAGACTGCATAGCGGAGCTGGACAGAGTGGTCCTGAAGTCGTTTAACGAAATGCTCTCAAAGCACTACTCAGACGTCACGCTCGAAAATAACGCAGTCTTCCCAAGAGCAAGACTGATGAATAAGCCGCACTCAGATTGCGTGGGAAACCTGGACCCGAGCATGGCAGACTCGCTGGTCCAGTTCTCAGGAACAGTGGTGAGGCAGACGTGGATAGTGCCGGAGATCACAATGGCCTGTTTCAGGTGCAGAGGACAGAGGAAGGTGAGGCTCAACGAAACTGAAAAGTGCACGTGCGAGCAGTACGAGTACGTGATCCAGGGGGAAGTCAACGAGCCAGTGCAGTGCCCAGAGTGCAACAACAAGTACACGTTCGAGCTTAACCACAACATGTCGGTGTACTCGACGAAAAAGCTGGTTAAACTGCTGCAGGTGAACACGACCAACAACGTCGTTAACGGGATGGAAGGAATGAACAATGGAGCAGAAGCCAACAGTAGCAAGGTAGCCAACGGCGAAGCCGAAGGCGGAAAGACCGAAGAAAAGAAAAGCACCCTGAACATCGATGAGCTGGGAGAGGTGTATCTGAAGGACAACGAGATAGTTAGCCTGAACCTTTACGATGACCTGGTGGACTCAGTGTCCACAGGAGATAGAGTGACGGTGGTAGGGATCCTGAAGGTGACGCCCTGCAGGTCAAGCACGACTAAAAGAACACTGAAAACGCTCTACAACTACTTCGTTAACGTGATACACGTGAAGGTGGTCAACTCGACGCAGGGCCCAACGAGAGGGCTGAAGGTACGGCAGTTTACGAATGCATAGTTTTCTGTCAACATATTTGCCGCCAGTAGTTGCAAGTACTAGCTACTAGTAATAGTTAGCTACTACTAATTGTTACTACTAATGGTTGTTAGTTACTACCGGTACTAGTAACAGCTAGGAGTATACTAGGAAACTAATCAACGTTTAGTACCAGGGAAGCGAAAACGAGTTCTCCGATGTGCAGGTGGAAAAGATAATGGAATTGGCGAGAAACCCAATGGTTTACAAGATACTGATGGATTCATTTGCACCATCAATAAAGGCAAGGAACAACGTTAAAATAGGACTCCTCTGTCAGCTGTTCTCATGTAACCCGGGAAACAAGGAGTCGTACAAGGCGGACAATTTCAGAGGGATCATAAACGTGCTACTCTGCGGAGACCCGGGAACAGCAAAGTCACAGCTCCTGCATTACACGCACCTGCTGTCACCCAGATCAATATACACGTCAGGTACGCGTCTGCTACGAAATGTATTGAATGAGACAATAGTTAGCAGTACTGGTAGCACTAGTGTTGGTAGttgtattagtagtagtattataggtagtagtagtagtaatagtagtaacaataacaacaataacaatagtagtattagcatagtaatagtagtaacagtagcaATAGAAGTAGTACCAcaagtagtagcagtaaatGCAAATGGACTTCAGGAAAAAGCAGTTCCAGTGTCGGTTTGACAGCTAGCATTAAGTTCAGCGAGGGGGATAACGGAAGAGCAATGATACAGCCAGGAGCAGTGGTACTGGCGAACGGAGGGGTCTGCTGCATCGATGAGCTGGATAAATCACACCATGACGCAAGACTGAGTTTGTACGAAGTGATGGAGCAACAAACAGTGACAATAGCAAAGGCAGGCATAGTGGCAACACTGAAGGCGGAAACAGCAATCCTGGCAAGCTGCAACCCAATCAACAGCAGGTACGACAAGAGCAAGGCAGTGAtagaaaacataaacatcGCACCGAGCTTGTTCACAAGGTTCGACCTTATCTACCTGGTTCTGGACCACATAGACAGAGAAACAGATGAAATGATAAGCACGAGCATAGCGAGAGACTTCCTTAAGCCACTGCAGATGGCAGAAAACGGAGAAAATAGCACAGAAACTGGGCGTAACAGAGATTCGGGTGACAATAGAGGCAGGACGGAGAGGGATGAAGAGGGTTCAGATAGCACGGAGGACGAGGACATGAAGATGAGTGACCTGGACCTGATGAGGCTGTACATCAAGTTCGCAAAGCTGCACTGCTTCCCAGAGCTGAGCGAAGAGGCGAAGAAAGTTATCACGAGGGAGTACATAAGAATGCGAGAAGGAAACTACCAGTCGACCGCAAACGAGGAGCAGCTGGACGAGGAAAGcaaggacctgctgaacctgaacacgaacaataacagtaacagtaagTTCCATTGATAAGAATagaaatatatatttacaaaaaacgGCCACAACAATGTTCAGGAATGATCTACGTGAGTAGCCGCATGATCAGCTCGATAATAAGGATCGGAGTGGCGCTGGCGAGGATGAGGCTGAGCAGCCTGGTCACGAAGGAGGACGCAATGCAGGCAGTGCAGATAGTTAAGAGCTCGACATTCCAGTCACTGGTGGACCCGACGACGGGCAAAATCGACTTCGACCAGCTGCACCAGGGCATCACGACGAACAAAATGCAGCAGATGAACCAGATCCATGAACAGATTATGGACCTGTTCACAAAGTCAGCAGAGCAGGACTCAACGAAGCTCATAGAGCTAAACGAGCTGATTAACATGCTGAGTAAGTCGAGTGGACAGGAGTCAGGAGTTACGGACCGCTACAAGGAAGGAGAACGGTACAGAGAGGGAGAGGGATACAAAATGGTGCTCGAGGTGCTGAACAAGATGCAGCAGGAGGGGACGGTGGTGAAGGAAAACAACAGCTACCGCCTGAAGAGGCTGTTCTCGTGATCGTGAAGAGTTAGAGTTACACATCGATTCCCTGAGACAAGTTAAGCATATTTTAGTGTTATAGGCTCAATGATGCCATCTAAGCACCCTTTAATGATTATCCATAAGTAATTTGAGTTAAACCTAAGTATGAGTAAAGTAAAACAGTACATTCTAATAATAAAACGACCGCAATGTTGACGCAGAGTCGACTGAGGATAAGAAGGTAGTGATATTCGGTTATCTAGTTTGGGTTTAGGCAAAGTTGAGGTGGgttgatgttgttcagGATTCCAATAAGTTTATGTTATTGAATACACaatatgaatataaaatcaaTACACAGTGATTtaaaacacacattttattttattgagatcaaaaataaaaaaatctAAGAAGAGGAATAGAATAGAATGTTTTCAGGGAATACAAATGGGTGTAGGGCTAAACAGGAACAAGTTTTCTCAAAACTAGGTTATTATACACCCGTATAGGtgtaattttgtataatagttTATAGAGAATTCCTATATCTAGGgttttgtaatataaattaatttctCATCgacatgtgtaaatatcCTGGgaattacaaatttaactTGAAAACTCGGTTATAtctctttttatatttggaCATAACATTTGTTAGTTTATTGGTTACATCCCTATCAGCATTAAACCATGAACTAAAGCTTGATGACCAAGGATTTAAATCTTGAGGAGGGACCGGAAGAATGGTTTTGGCAAAGTGACTTGTATACGAAGTCGTATTTTAAAGACAGgaaacacaaaaaatacCTATACTATGACACAGCctgttttataaaatacctCTTTTTTCACTGGCTGACAAAATGGGTTAACAATGTTACTTACGAACACGTACAACCATATAAGTTACATCCATTGCCGGTATCGGACCAGATTTTGAGATGGCAGCCGATTTTCTCGAAACACGTTAGCGACGGCCTAGTAAGGCTGGAAGAATATGAAACTTCAAAGTCGGTACCCGGAAAAAAGAAAGCAAAAAGACCATACCGATCATTACTTTTCAGAGCATTGTTATTGACCATATGGAAGAGAGCACTTGTTGTGATTATAGGTTTGATTTTAGTAAATGTTTTAAGCATGAGCATTTCAATtttggttaaaaaattggTTGTTAAACTGGGAGATAAATCAATTAACATAAAGCAAACTGTAGGCCTATTGGTAGCCATCATAGCCTGTCAAATATCAGATGGGCTGATTTTGGAAAATATAAGTTTCTATACCCTTCGGTTGATATCAATTTTGCATAATTTAATATCGTTAGGTATTTTCCACCATGCCCTCTGCTACAGAAGAAAATTCTCAAATAACGTCAACGGCACAAACACCCTTAATGTGTGTAACCAAGTTTTACATACCTGTTCCCCTGACTCAGAATGTTCAAAGAATCCATTATACTGTCAAGCTCTACGATACCAGAACAAGGAAATTAACCCAAAAGTTTTCTATTTCGAGTTCAAGGATTCCTATTATTTCTCCCAGTCCTTCAACgcaattaaaatattcattgAGTTTGCAACCAACTTTAGTTACGgaatatttttacttcggcgtcaaattaaaatgaaaatgtgGGTGTTATATGTAGTTGGAATTGTGTTTACATTTCTTATGATATTTGTTGAGTTATTGAGTGCaattacaataaaattCTTGTTATACATGAGGGATTTTAAGATGTCCAAGTGTAACTACATGTTCCCGTACTTGTCTCTGATTAAGAAAATGTTTTATGACGATATTGCAGTAAACATCATCACCCACTGTAGAAACAACGAGCTCACCATGATAGTTATTAACATCTTCTTGACCTTCCTTAACTTGACTATGTTCAGCGCCTGTATAAATGTGtcgttttatttaatacaataCGCATTCGTCAAGTCCGTGCGCGGTGTGAACGTTGTTACTGACATTGACACAGCGGGTTTCATGGCGGCATTCTAtatttttctaaaaatcGCTATATCCATGTTCATGGTGCCTAGAGCTATTAAGGTGTGTGGTGTGGCATTTGTTTCATTTAAGAGATTTGAAGAATACGTGAGAGAATGTGCCccaaatttttatatcagtGATAACAAATTTGTTCCAGCCACCAATATGAATTCAAACGTAGCTCAAGTTACCAATCAACTTCCTAATGACACTGTGGTTTACTACAAAAACGCTTCATTCACATGGGTCAACACACGCAACGACCTACTAAACAAGAACTATGAAccttatttaaaaaatataaactttgAGTTAAAACGTGGCGAGATGGTTATTGTCACAGGTGTTCTTGGTTCAggtaaatcaaattttatcaaatcaaTGCTTGGTGAGATGACCCTGGTTGGGGGTTCCATGGCAGTTGTTCcattacacacatcaatGCCAATATTCTATGCATCTGAGGACATATTTCTACAACATGGGACAGTTAGATCCAACATTGTATTTGGTCATAAATTTGATGAGCAGTTGTACAACACCGTACTCAAGGCAGTGGAACTTGAGTACGACATATCGACCTGGAAGAAGGGTGACCTCAGAGTTCTGTCAGACAACGCACTTTCACTGAGTGGAGGTCAACGTGTACGAATGGAGTTAGCTCGTGCAGTGTACGCTTACTTGGTGTTCCACAGAGTCAACAAGGAGTATAACAACAGCCAATGTTCGTTCTTGATGTGTTTGGATTTTTCATTACACGGGCTTGACCCATACGTATCGAAGACAGTATTtaataacctgtttaaccttAAAACTGGGCTATTGATAAAGAATGATTTAAGTGTTGTTTTAACATCGTCGAAACAGGGTCTTCAAACATGTCTGAATCCATCCGATGCAAATCAATTCCATAACTTGCCAATTTATAACGTTAAAAACAAGGAATTGAGATTCTGTAGTAACTTGCACGACTTTATGAAGAACAATAAAGTAGAAAGTGAAGattacaaatacatatCGACTAGCGACGGTGTCCCATATAACATGAGTTATTTAAGCAATGATATGTTGAAATTGTGTTCCTCTTATGGCACTACGAGGCTAGGTAGAATGGAAGTGACAAGGTCCAAATATAGCAAGTCGTTCAAATCTTACGTCAAAAATGAGCTTGCTGGTGTTAGATTTAACTCATATTTAACCTATATGCTCCCAGCAGCCGGAGCTTTCACTCtctatataatttttaacacatCAGTTAATATTATGGATACTCTGAAGTTCGTCTTTGcaacaagaacaacagACTTCATAGGAAGACAAATTAAACAGTTCAAGGATGGAGAAGCAATTGATTTGGATTTAGTTAAGTCAAGGGCTAACCTATCACTTAAAGTTACCACAATGTTCGTGTCACTGATAATTATTCTATCATTCCTAGCAACTTTGATAATGACCACAGCCTCAGTTGTATCATCTCGTAAACTACATGAGTACACCATTAATTCAATCTTCAACTGTAGTTCAGCAgttctaaaaataaagaaaaatattagtCAAGTCATAACGTATCTAGCTGCAGATATGATTATCATTGACGATTCCTTAGCCTTCTTCTTGGGTATagtattgtttttattcctcCAGTTTTTAACTAACATAGTTACATTATTCTACTTAATTCCAATTTCGATaccatttgtatttgtggCATTAGTATTTATCTTATACTTTGTCATGTTAAGATATGTAAGGTCCAATAGAAGTCTATTTTTGTCATTTATGGAAACCTCTTCACATGTTATATCTGTATATGAAAAGGCAATAGCAGGATCTTCAGTATACAGGAGTTACGAAAGATTCGGAGACCTCTTAAAAGGTTTTACAGAACACAGAGACTATAAAGGACGGAACCAATTCATGATGTACTCTATGATATCATGGTCCAATACGGTGTTCAACTGGATCTTTTCGTTGACCACCCTTACAGTACTCGTCATACCAATAGTTTTGGATAAGTATACCAAGTATAAGATGAAGGTTGGATACTTCGCTCTTGCTTTATCGTTGTGTAtgaatattaacaataCGTTCATCAAATTGGCTCTTAACATAGGCCTGTTAGACATTGATATGTGCTTCGTTCGGAGGTTCAGATACTTCATTCCCCCCGGTCAAAGACTTAGGTTTAGCAAATTCGTTAATGCCCATGAAGAAAATGTTGTAAACCCTACCAATAGAGGAACTGTTATCAATAAGGCTCAATTGATGAGGAGAAGGGccattgaatttaaaaatgaaaacaaaAGGTTTTATGCTTTGAGAAGACTATTTTACCATCCTAAACTACATATCCTCGATGATGGCCGTTACCTAACTTCTGATCATTCAGGCGTCgagttaaaaaatgtgtgtgtgtacactACTCCTGAACGCACTCGAGAAAGTATGATCTTGAAAAATATCACAGTGTTAGCCAATAAATCTGAGATCATTGGTATGGTTGGTAGAACAGGTGCTGGTAAAACCACTCTCTTGTCAGTGTTACAGAACATATCCACTAACAGAACTGGCCAAGTACTATTGGATGGTATAGATTTGAATGATATCCCCAAGGTTGTCCTTCGACAGATTATAGGTGTGTTACCACAACTGccttttgtatttaagGGTTGGACTATTAGGAGGTTCCTTGATCCGAGAAAGTTGTTTAGTGACGACGAAATCAACCAGGCTTTGAGTAAATGTGGTCTGcttaattttgttaatgaGCTTTCTGGAGGAAGGAAATTGAATAGTATTTTGGTACCTGAGGATCCTCTTTTATATCATCAGAAATCAAAAGAAGCTCAACCCAGCTCATTGAAATACAAGTCAATGAAATTGGCTAAATCTGGAGATCAAAGTGATATGTTACTGTCCAATACCCAACTCAGAACCCTTTCATTGGCCAGACTTGTGTTATACAGGCACTTCTTTAGGCTTATAGTAGTTGATGAACCACCTGAGGAAGATACTAATGAAGAGACCAGTTCCAGAAATGATGACCTTGCAGTTCCGatttatgatattttacagaaacATTTTAGTCATTGTACCACGTTTGTCACAGCACATGATGTTAACGTATTAAAATCTTGTACCTCTGTATGGGTGATACATGAGGGGTGTGTAGTAAAAACTTGTAAAGCCAGTGATGTATCAGCAAATGAGTCTATCGCATCAATCATTGAGCAATACgttaaaaaaactaaattaatataatgaatTTCATTATCCAGTAACAATGTTATGGCTACATCTAcatttatatgtgttttacTAGAAatcttccatttttttaatattcgCATTTATTAGTTATcaatattgttaaataatCTTGAAAAGTATTTTtgtgatttttaatatatggTTAATTGCAACATATTAGTGTGTAGTAGTATAAAAGTAGGGTGTAGCATTTTGTCACtcgaaaataaattgattataataattttaaaatatgtatttaaatgtattataataaaaaaaatatattgaaaTATGTTgcaaattatttatataatacaactTGATATCCCCCTTACAATATGaccatatatttttgtatcaTAGCATAAATATGTACCAATAATCAttgaattttatattttcccATTACCGAACTTTGAAAGATAATATCAAAACCAGATTCTGGTAATTTAATAGcttttactaaattattGCTAATACCTTAATTATAATACTTTTGCCATGGaatcttacacatttttattttttctatacGTTTTgtgaatataatacaataattatcATATCTTAATCAAAGATCCACCTACCACttgttttaaacttttatGCTTGCTACATAAAACAATTAGTCATGGACTGTCAATCTGCTAACACACAACTGTGAACACACAGATTCTGCTATAAcactaacacatataaactaTACTACATTGAAATTACACTGTTACTACATTGTTGAGTAATTATGTAATAACTTAAAAGGCACTCCTTTGATGCCTCGTACAACAAGGGGATGCTGTTATCTCATACGGATGTTAATGGTACTTTTATTAGTGGTAGCTACTGACTGAAAACATAGCCTCAATCAAGCCCCCAAAAGTACAATTATTCCGTATGGATAATAGTCCCTTCTACTGATTTTCCAGTGGCTGTATTCATAACATAAGCTTTACCATAACATGGCTATTGTCATAACATAGTCTTTACCACGACATGGCTGTTATCGTAACATAGGCTTTACAATAACATGGCTATTGCCCTATCTTGTACCAGTTTGACCATTCTAATGCTCAAACACCAGTCTATCATGGTTACTGATCCATTGGTTAATATTGGTTACGTGACTGTTTATGGTTGTTCGTGGTTATTGGTTGCTCCATGGCTGTTTTCGGCTGTTATTGACCTAGTAATGCTATCGATTTTTATTGGCTATTCGCTGGCTATTATTGACAGGCCATACGGTGGTAGTTACTGGTTATTGTTGGCCTAATTTTTTAGCTGGTGTTGCTAGTGCTGTTTTTCCTGCTGTTGACCCTGCCATTCCTGTGCCTCTTAAGGTGGTTGCTCCggctgtacctgctgaacctgaTCCAGATGTATCTTCCTCTACTTCCTTGAGATTGGCAACGTCCTCTGTTCCAGTAGATTTACCTTCGTCAGATCCTGTTGTTGAAGCTGTATCAAGGTTTGACACTGATCCCCCGAATTTAGCGCTACTGCTGGCGAGGTTCGTAGTTGATCCACCAGTGGCAGTTCTTGCCATTCCTGGTGATGCTAGTCCTGTTCTAGAGGAGGGGGTTGATGCAGTTTTGGCTGATCCAGTTCTTGCAGTTCTTTCTGACTTACTTTCTAACTTCCATACACCCTCTCTGA encodes:
- a CDS encoding cell division control protein, translated to MDFTPRSRPVLSARAGTPRPETPNYNQNSLEMTYNETQYTQYGKTPNLVRRIRNARNDIGELGREAFMDQRDVSRLPFLLDNRLEEVPERFTNFMNNFVTPDSENRDNNRYTRTRLGYYLEKLVEFIKENLHEQGAGYSTYLPFEVDMNHVYNYDPVLYKLLVTFPADCIAELDRVVLKSFNEMLSKHYSDVTLENNAVFPRARLMNKPHSDCVGNLDPSMADSLVQFSGTVVRQTWIVPEITMACFRCRGQRKVRLNETEKCTCEQYEYVIQGEVNEPVQCPECNNKYTFELNHNMSVYSTKKLVKLLQVNTTNNVVNGMEGMNNGAEANSSKVANGEAEGGKTEEKKSTLNIDELGEVYLKDNEIVSLNLYDDLVDSVSTGDRVTVVGILKVTPCRSSTTKRTLKTLYNYFVNVIHVKVVNSTQGPTRGLKYQGSENEFSDVQVEKIMELARNPMVYKILMDSFAPSIKARNNVKIGLLCQLFSCNPGNKESYKADNFRGIINVLLCGDPGTAKSQLLHYTHLLSPRSIYTSGKSSSSVGLTASIKFSEGDNGRAMIQPGAVVLANGGVCCIDELDKSHHDARLSLYEVMEQQTVTIAKAGIVATLKAETAILASCNPINSRYDKSKAVIENINIAPSLFTRFDLIYLVLDHIDRETDEMISTSIARDFLKPLQMAENGENSTETGRNRDSGDNRGRTERDEEGSDSTEDEDMKMSDLDLMRLYIKFAKLHCFPELSEEAKKVITREYIRMREGNYQSTANEEQLDEESKDLLNLNTNNNRMIYVSSRMISSIIRIGVALARMRLSSLVTKEDAMQAVQIVKSSTFQSLVDPTTGKIDFDQLHQGITTNKMQQMNQIHEQIMDLFTKSAEQDSTKLIELNELINMLSKSSGQESGVTDRYKEGERYREGEGYKMVLEVLNKMQQEGTVVKENNSYRLKRLFSLMTKDLNLEEGPEEWFWQSDLYTKSYFKDRKHKKYLYYDTACFIKYLFFHWLTKWVNNVTYEHVQPYKLHPLPVSDQILRWQPIFSKHVSDGLVRLEEYETSKSVPGKKKAKRPYRSLLFRALLLTIWKRALVVIIGLILVNVLSMSISILVKKLVVKLGDKSINIKQTVGLLVAIIACIFHHALCYRRKFSNNVNGTNTLNVCNQVLHTCSPDSECSKNPLYCQALRYQNKEINPKVFYFEFKDSYYFSQSFNAIKIFIEFATNFSYGIFLLRRQIKMKMWVLYVVGIVFTFLMIFVELLSAITIKFLLYMRDFKMSKCNYMFPYLSLIKKMFYDDIAVNIITHCRNNELTMIVINIFLTFLNLTMFSACINVSFYLIQYAFVKSVRGVNVVTDIDTAGFMAAFYIFLKIAISMFMVPRAIKVCGVAFVSFKRFEEYVRECAPNFYISDNKFVPATNMNSNVAQVTNQLPNDTVVYYKNASFTWVNTRNDLLNKNYEPYLKNINFELKRGEMVIVTGVLGSGKSNFIKSMLGEMTLVGGSMAVVPLHTSMPIFYASEDIFLQHGTVRSNIVFGHKFDEQLYNTVLKAVELEYDISTWKKGDLRVLSDNALSLSGGQRVRMELARAVYAYLVFHRVNKEYNNSQCSFLMCLDFSLHGLDPYVSKTVFNNLFNLKTGLLIKNDLSVVLTSSKQGLQTCLNPSDANQFHNLPIYNVKNKELRFCSNLHDFMKNNKVESEDYKYISTSDGVPYNMSYLSNDMLKLCSSYGTTRLGRMEVTRSKYSKSFKSYVKNELAGVRFNSYLTYMLPAAGAFTLYIIFNTSVNIMDTLKFVFATRTTDFIGRQIKQFKDGEAIDLDLVKSRANLSLKVTTMFVSLIIILSFLATLIMTTASVVSSRKLHEYTINSIFNCSSAVLKIKKNISQVITYLAADMIIIDDSLAFFLGIVLFLFLQFLTNIVTLFYLIPISIPFVFVALVFILYFVMLRYVRSNRSLFLSFMETSSHVISVYEKAIAGSSVYRSYERFGDLLKGFTEHRDYKGRNQFMMYSMISWSNTVFNWIFSLTTLTVLVIPIVLDKYTKYKMKVGYFALALSLCMNINNTFIKLALNIGLLDIDMCFVRRFRYFIPPGQRLRFSKFVNAHEENVVNPTNRGTVINKAQLMRRRAIEFKNENKRFYALRRLFYHPKLHILDDGRYLTSDHSGVELKNVCVYTTPERTRESMILKNITVLANKSEIIGMVGRTGAGKTTLLSVLQNISTNRTGQVLLDGIDLNDIPKVVLRQIIGVLPQLPFVFKGWTIRRFLDPRKLFSDDEINQALSKCGLLNFVNELSGGRKLNNQSDMLLSNTQLRTLSLARLVLYRHFFRLIVVDEPPEEDTNEETSSRNDDLAVPIYDILQKHFSHCTTFVTAHDVNVLKSCTSVWVIHEGCVVKTCKASDVSANESIASIIEQYVKKTKLI